A region of Flavobacterium album DNA encodes the following proteins:
- a CDS encoding T9SS type A sorting domain-containing protein, protein MKKIFYSALLLTTMAAQSQTFQWLETPAIELDLNPGMVGYSVANDPSGNVYFTGFKSQPYAYNDLMGNLYYNKYDSNGQLLFSKEIGGKACNHNLAADSQGNIIMELGYVGTITIDGLTISTVEQGDHFVLAKFNAQGNLLWHKLIISEEEFTWTSELRALHIDAQDNIYIGYDNYGTSYIDKYSPDGTKVQSIVQQHVNRVTSVSVDSDGNIYAAGACADNMATFAGVQMPSPFAYNTYVVKYSPQGVYQWMQYTENITCTSAQVVARTPYEIYYSSDLFGPYAFEGIAAEGPDGNGFEDFFLARLNAAGDYEWVREVPGEGKAIPGNRNFLRLDNDGNIYFTGQTGGNINWGNGIATETPLMGNQALVLKYSPDGVVLMAKTTGGNGYNRADGISADANGNIYIAGMANNTAFFDTLEHEAGPFDTYPYLAKISNTTTGTGDFDAKEKVIVYPNPAKDNIYLSGIDGKVQGNIINMLGQTVTAFETGVNSPIAVQQLPVGTYFIKAEGLQSVKFIKN, encoded by the coding sequence ATGAAAAAGATATTTTACTCCGCATTGCTCCTTACCACTATGGCGGCCCAGTCGCAAACATTCCAATGGCTGGAAACCCCGGCGATCGAATTAGACCTGAACCCCGGCATGGTAGGCTATTCTGTAGCCAATGACCCATCCGGCAATGTATATTTTACAGGATTTAAAAGCCAGCCCTATGCTTATAACGACCTAATGGGCAACCTTTATTATAATAAATATGACAGTAACGGCCAGCTGCTTTTCTCAAAAGAAATCGGTGGTAAAGCCTGCAACCATAACCTGGCAGCCGATTCGCAGGGAAATATAATTATGGAGCTTGGGTATGTCGGGACGATTACCATTGATGGCCTCACTATAAGCACGGTGGAGCAGGGCGACCATTTTGTCCTGGCAAAATTCAACGCGCAAGGTAACCTGCTCTGGCACAAGCTGATTATCTCGGAAGAAGAATTTACATGGACCAGCGAATTAAGGGCGCTGCATATTGATGCGCAGGATAATATTTACATTGGCTACGACAATTACGGTACATCGTATATCGATAAATATTCTCCGGATGGCACGAAGGTGCAGAGTATCGTACAGCAGCACGTGAACAGGGTAACATCAGTAAGTGTTGACAGCGATGGCAACATTTATGCAGCCGGTGCCTGCGCCGACAATATGGCGACTTTTGCCGGTGTCCAAATGCCCTCCCCGTTTGCGTACAATACTTATGTGGTAAAATATTCACCGCAGGGCGTATACCAATGGATGCAATACACTGAAAATATTACGTGCACTTCTGCGCAGGTAGTAGCACGCACACCTTATGAAATATATTACAGCTCTGATCTTTTCGGGCCTTATGCTTTTGAAGGTATCGCTGCCGAAGGCCCTGATGGCAATGGTTTTGAAGATTTCTTTTTAGCCAGGCTCAATGCAGCAGGGGATTATGAATGGGTGCGTGAAGTTCCGGGAGAAGGCAAAGCAATACCGGGCAACAGGAATTTTCTCCGGCTGGATAACGACGGTAATATCTATTTTACCGGGCAGACTGGAGGAAATATTAACTGGGGCAATGGCATAGCTACCGAAACACCGCTTATGGGCAACCAGGCGCTTGTGCTGAAATACAGCCCTGATGGTGTTGTACTCATGGCAAAGACTACAGGGGGGAACGGATATAACCGTGCAGATGGTATTTCCGCGGACGCCAATGGCAACATATATATTGCGGGAATGGCCAATAATACAGCGTTTTTTGATACGCTTGAACACGAAGCAGGCCCTTTTGATACCTATCCTTACCTTGCTAAAATAAGCAATACCACTACGGGCACCGGTGATTTCGACGCAAAGGAAAAAGTTATAGTGTATCCAAATCCTGCGAAGGATAATATCTACCTTTCGGGGATTGACGGAAAAGTACAGGGCAACATTATAAATATGCTGGGACAAACAGTAACCGCCTTTGAAACCGGTGTAAATTCCCCTATCGCGGTGCAACAACTTCCGGTGGGCACATATTTTATAAAAGCTGAAGGCTTGCAGTCAGTGAAATTCATAAAAAATTAA
- a CDS encoding sensor histidine kinase yields MILIVDDIRANIVALQKILELHKLPADTAESGEEALRKILKTDYSLIIMDVQMPGMDGFEVVEILAGSNRTKDIPVIFLSAVNKQKKFISRGYETGGVDYVTKPVDPDLLILKVKTFLKLYEQKKELRDIRDLLFKEIEIRKEAQENLEVKVAERTKELVSKNEELEMRNHELQQFSWVVSHDLKEPIRKIELFIKIIKEKYLKEDATAFDYVNRTIKSAARMSALITDLLDYSRLSSNVASVKTDLNLVISEVVSDFDYMIEMKEAIVKVGDMPAIHCVGSQMRQVFQNLVSNSLKFSKKDVPPVIEIDAELVLEKEFDSPASADGQFCRITVKDNGIGFDERFLDKIFIIFQSLNDRSVYEGTGIGLAIAKKIVEKHNGIITAKSELHKGSCFIMVLPV; encoded by the coding sequence ATGATACTAATCGTTGATGACATAAGGGCAAATATTGTCGCTTTGCAAAAGATACTGGAACTCCATAAACTTCCGGCCGATACTGCAGAGTCTGGTGAAGAGGCATTGCGAAAAATCCTGAAAACGGATTACTCCCTTATAATAATGGACGTACAGATGCCCGGTATGGATGGCTTTGAGGTGGTAGAAATCCTTGCGGGAAGCAACCGGACCAAAGACATACCTGTGATATTCCTTTCGGCCGTGAACAAGCAGAAGAAATTCATATCGAGAGGCTATGAAACGGGGGGCGTAGATTATGTTACAAAACCGGTAGACCCCGACCTGCTAATCCTCAAAGTAAAAACTTTCCTGAAGCTGTACGAACAAAAGAAAGAGCTCAGGGATATCCGTGATTTGTTATTTAAGGAAATCGAGATACGTAAGGAGGCCCAGGAAAACCTTGAAGTAAAAGTAGCGGAGCGCACGAAAGAGCTGGTATCTAAAAATGAGGAACTGGAAATGCGCAACCACGAGTTGCAGCAGTTTTCATGGGTCGTATCACATGACCTTAAAGAACCCATTCGCAAAATAGAGCTCTTCATCAAGATCATTAAAGAAAAATATCTGAAGGAAGACGCCACGGCATTTGATTATGTAAACCGTACGATAAAATCGGCAGCAAGGATGTCGGCCCTTATTACCGACCTGCTTGATTATTCAAGACTATCTTCCAATGTTGCCTCAGTTAAAACAGACCTTAATCTGGTTATCAGCGAGGTGGTGTCTGACTTTGATTATATGATCGAAATGAAGGAAGCTATAGTCAAAGTTGGCGACATGCCTGCTATACATTGCGTAGGCAGCCAAATGCGCCAGGTGTTCCAGAACCTGGTGAGCAATTCGCTGAAATTCTCTAAAAAGGATGTGCCGCCTGTAATTGAAATAGATGCCGAACTGGTGCTGGAGAAAGAATTTGATAGCCCGGCATCGGCCGACGGGCAGTTTTGCAGGATTACCGTAAAAGATAACGGTATCGGGTTTGACGAAAGGTTCCTGGATAAAATATTCATTATTTTCCAAAGCCTCAACGATCGAAGCGTTTATGAAGGAACAGGCATAGGGCTGGCTATCGCAAAAAAAATAGTAGAAAAACATAATGGCATTATTACCGCAAAAAGCGAGCTACATAAAGGCTCCTGCTTTATCATGGTGCTGCCGGTATAA
- a CDS encoding gliding motility-associated C-terminal domain-containing protein produces the protein MERKITHFRLILLLTFLFVIKPGSYAQVYMHNFGTTNITTHPYTVAPTTLNPDLSGSSWSNSTGAWTNLGGATGEAIALNDSGGSPTITLTFNVAAGKTLDITSFSFWRRRSNTGAQNWTMTINGVNVGNGNVPTTGAAIPTTTVANPVNGLTGNVTVMLSLSGATGSGTFRLDDFTLNGNVNAGCTAPVISSFSPASGPSNTLVTITGSGFSAGTTSVKFGGVEASGFTVVTDTQIKAIVADGAPTGAVTVTTNACTGTSGTFTMISSNCPAFVGPNDLFISEIYDAEAGEGGAIELYNGTNATIDLSLYSIVRHGTINGPATFTLNLTGMLAPGGINIVRTATSVCGLTGTPINLLPSGFNDSDKLELVKNTVVIDVVNTPSNVGFSMIRNANAQVPSATYNAADWAISDTEDCSNLGIHNITSSSSDHISAQPLSAAVCEGDNVQYTVTLSAASTFTYQWKMLNASGNWVNITDGDNFLGANTVQLTVIDTPLEFNGAQFYCVATSAGCTLISNAVQLTVSPLPLAVVIPVAPTCAIPTGGLLIMPSVGDGLTYSIDGVNFQPGLAFNGIAPGSYTLTIKSSANCVSLVPFTIVPAPLAPAVATFIVTQPTCTTATGTITVDTSADPTLTYSLDGSTFQSGGVFSGLTPGNYTITSMTALGCTSVTATITINPAPTSPAVATTTVAQPTCTTATGTITVTNPTTPAGEYTYSIDGTTFQASPVFANLAPGNYTVTTQNSAGCNSVTPTITINAVPVVPGVATTTVTQPTCTTATGSIVVDTPAGFTYSIDGTTFQSSNTFSNLAPGTYTITTQATGGCTSVTAAITINAAPTAPAVATTTVTQPDCTTSGSIEVTFPTGGDLTYSIDGTTFQASPVFANVAPGNYTVTTKNGAGCTSATATITINTVPGAPSAAVTTLTQPTCATPTGTIEVTAPLGAFTYSIDGTNFQNTTTFANLAPGTYTVTTQNAGGCTSTASVTINAVPAGPAVATTTLTQPTCTTPTGTIEVTAPTGAFTYSIDGTTFQSSTTFAGLAPGNYTVTTQNTDGCTSTASVTIDAVPTGIAAAATTVTQPTCSMPTGTIVVDSPTGAGFSYSIDGTNFQTSTTFANLAPGSYTITTQTSGGCTSVSSAVTINAAPGAPAVATTMVTQPNCTGITTGTIEVTAPTGAGFTYSIDGVNFQATTTFANLAPGTYTLTTDNAGCQSVATITINPVPTVPAVATTTPTQPTCAVPTGTIVVNTPTGTGFTYSIDGTNFQSSTTFAGLAGGAYIVTVMNAGGCTSTTGFINIDSSPIPAVATTDVTQPTCFNNVGRIDVTGPTGSGFSYSIDGTNFQSGTGFINLAPGDYTITVKNISGCTSTATVTVNAIPETPVAATTTLTQPDCATGMGAITIAGPLGSQYSYSIDGTNYQSATTFAGLDPGNYTISVMSDGGCKSPDATVTLNAPVNNIAITGSQGCEGGGFENSYMLNASVTGADESTATFVWTDANGAQVGTGTKFDATEYADSNSITPELYPIDFTLTVTTPGGCSTDYTFTVDGTFCDIPRGISPNADNKNDNFDISGMGAKKLSIFNRYGEEVYSKNDYTNQWYGQTDNGDELPTGTYFYVIERPGQSRTGWVYVNRQQ, from the coding sequence ATGGAAAGAAAAATTACCCATTTCAGGCTTATTTTACTACTCACATTCTTATTTGTGATCAAGCCCGGAAGCTACGCGCAGGTTTACATGCACAATTTTGGTACAACCAATATTACCACGCATCCCTACACTGTAGCGCCTACTACATTAAACCCAGACCTTTCGGGTTCGTCATGGTCAAACAGCACCGGCGCATGGACAAACCTTGGAGGCGCAACAGGAGAGGCAATCGCTCTTAATGACAGTGGCGGATCGCCTACCATTACCCTGACATTTAACGTTGCCGCGGGAAAAACGCTCGATATCACATCCTTCAGCTTTTGGAGGAGGCGCAGCAATACCGGCGCCCAAAACTGGACAATGACTATAAACGGTGTCAACGTAGGAAACGGTAACGTACCTACTACAGGCGCAGCAATACCTACTACTACAGTAGCCAATCCTGTGAATGGCCTTACGGGTAATGTAACGGTTATGCTGTCATTAAGCGGCGCAACGGGCAGCGGAACTTTCAGGCTGGACGACTTTACGCTCAACGGGAACGTGAATGCCGGCTGTACAGCACCGGTTATCTCTTCATTCTCGCCGGCATCGGGTCCGTCGAATACTCTTGTAACAATAACAGGGAGCGGCTTTAGCGCCGGTACAACATCAGTTAAATTCGGCGGTGTTGAAGCGTCAGGCTTTACCGTAGTAACAGATACACAAATTAAAGCCATAGTTGCAGATGGCGCTCCAACAGGTGCAGTAACGGTAACTACAAATGCATGTACAGGCACATCCGGTACCTTTACCATGATATCATCAAACTGCCCCGCATTTGTTGGCCCTAACGATCTTTTCATTTCTGAAATATATGATGCCGAAGCGGGTGAAGGCGGTGCCATAGAATTATATAATGGCACCAATGCTACTATAGACCTTTCGTTATACAGCATTGTACGCCACGGAACAATAAACGGCCCTGCTACTTTTACACTAAACCTTACGGGCATGCTTGCACCTGGAGGTATAAACATAGTGCGCACCGCTACTTCGGTTTGCGGACTTACAGGTACACCGATCAATTTACTGCCAAGCGGATTTAACGATAGCGATAAACTTGAGCTTGTAAAAAACACTGTAGTCATCGATGTTGTTAACACTCCGTCAAACGTTGGCTTTTCAATGATAAGGAATGCTAATGCACAAGTACCAAGCGCAACATATAATGCTGCCGACTGGGCAATTTCTGACACCGAGGACTGCTCTAATCTGGGCATACACAATATAACTTCTTCTTCATCTGACCATATTTCGGCACAGCCACTGAGCGCTGCGGTATGCGAAGGCGACAACGTGCAATATACCGTTACCCTAAGCGCCGCATCTACATTTACTTACCAGTGGAAAATGCTTAATGCCTCAGGTAACTGGGTAAATATAACCGATGGCGACAATTTTTTAGGCGCGAATACCGTACAGCTTACAGTGATTGACACTCCGCTTGAATTTAACGGTGCGCAGTTCTACTGTGTAGCTACCTCAGCCGGATGTACACTTATAAGTAACGCAGTGCAGCTAACAGTTTCTCCGCTGCCTCTTGCGGTGGTTATACCTGTAGCACCTACCTGTGCCATTCCTACAGGCGGGCTGCTTATCATGCCATCAGTAGGAGACGGCCTTACCTATAGTATAGACGGCGTGAACTTCCAGCCCGGGCTTGCCTTCAACGGTATCGCTCCCGGAAGTTATACACTTACAATCAAATCATCGGCTAACTGTGTTTCCTTAGTGCCGTTTACAATTGTCCCTGCACCGCTTGCACCGGCAGTTGCTACATTTATAGTAACACAGCCTACATGTACCACAGCTACCGGTACTATAACGGTTGACACTTCTGCAGATCCTACACTTACCTATAGCCTTGACGGAAGTACTTTCCAGTCAGGAGGCGTGTTCAGTGGGCTTACACCGGGCAACTACACGATCACGAGCATGACTGCATTAGGATGTACATCAGTAACGGCAACAATCACCATTAACCCAGCGCCAACTTCACCGGCTGTGGCAACCACAACAGTAGCACAGCCAACTTGTACTACTGCTACCGGAACCATAACTGTTACAAACCCAACAACTCCGGCAGGGGAATATACCTATAGCATTGATGGCACGACATTCCAGGCATCACCTGTATTTGCCAACCTTGCTCCCGGCAATTATACTGTTACCACGCAAAACAGCGCAGGATGTAACTCAGTTACACCTACAATAACTATAAATGCAGTGCCTGTTGTACCCGGTGTAGCTACAACTACAGTGACTCAGCCAACTTGTACCACTGCCACAGGAAGCATCGTTGTGGACACACCGGCAGGATTTACCTATAGTATTGATGGCACGACTTTCCAGTCTTCCAATACATTCTCTAACCTTGCACCAGGTACTTACACTATAACAACGCAGGCTACCGGAGGATGTACTTCGGTTACGGCAGCTATAACCATAAATGCTGCTCCTACAGCTCCCGCTGTGGCTACAACCACAGTAACACAGCCTGACTGTACAACAAGCGGAAGCATTGAAGTAACATTCCCAACAGGAGGCGACCTTACCTACAGTATAGACGGTACAACCTTCCAGGCTTCTCCTGTGTTTGCTAACGTTGCTCCGGGTAACTATACTGTTACTACTAAAAACGGCGCAGGATGTACATCTGCTACAGCGACTATAACAATTAATACTGTACCGGGTGCACCGTCTGCTGCTGTAACAACACTGACACAGCCAACCTGTGCCACACCTACAGGAACAATTGAAGTTACTGCTCCTCTTGGTGCGTTTACTTACAGCATCGACGGTACAAACTTCCAGAATACAACTACATTCGCTAACCTTGCCCCTGGTACCTATACTGTTACTACACAAAACGCAGGCGGATGTACTTCTACAGCTTCAGTAACGATCAATGCGGTTCCGGCAGGACCTGCAGTTGCTACTACAACGCTGACACAACCAACGTGTACAACGCCTACAGGAACAATTGAGGTTACTGCTCCAACAGGCGCATTTACTTATAGTATAGATGGCACTACCTTCCAGTCTTCAACAACATTTGCAGGACTTGCACCGGGCAACTATACTGTTACAACACAAAATACAGACGGATGTACTTCTACAGCTTCGGTTACTATCGATGCTGTCCCTACAGGAATTGCTGCTGCAGCAACTACAGTTACGCAGCCTACATGTAGTATGCCGACAGGAACTATCGTTGTTGATTCTCCAACAGGAGCAGGATTTAGCTACAGCATTGACGGAACGAACTTCCAGACATCAACGACATTCGCTAACCTTGCACCCGGGAGCTACACGATCACAACGCAAACTTCAGGCGGATGTACTTCTGTATCATCAGCCGTAACCATTAATGCAGCACCGGGCGCACCGGCAGTGGCAACAACAATGGTAACACAGCCTAACTGTACAGGTATAACTACAGGAACTATCGAGGTTACTGCACCAACAGGAGCCGGATTTACCTATAGTATTGACGGGGTTAACTTCCAGGCTACAACTACATTTGCTAACCTTGCTCCCGGCACGTATACCCTAACAACTGATAATGCAGGATGCCAGTCGGTAGCAACGATTACGATCAACCCTGTCCCTACTGTGCCTGCAGTTGCAACAACTACACCTACGCAGCCAACCTGTGCAGTACCTACGGGAACAATCGTTGTAAACACACCAACAGGTACAGGGTTCACCTATAGTATTGATGGTACTAACTTCCAAAGCAGTACTACATTTGCAGGACTTGCAGGAGGCGCTTATATCGTAACAGTAATGAATGCGGGAGGTTGTACTTCGACTACAGGGTTCATTAATATCGACAGCTCACCGATACCTGCTGTAGCTACAACCGATGTTACCCAACCTACCTGTTTCAATAATGTAGGAAGGATTGATGTAACTGGGCCAACAGGTTCAGGATTCAGCTACAGCATAGATGGTACCAATTTCCAGAGCGGAACCGGTTTCATCAACCTTGCTCCCGGCGATTATACTATCACTGTTAAAAACATCAGCGGATGTACCTCTACTGCTACAGTGACCGTTAATGCAATACCTGAAACACCGGTTGCAGCTACTACCACACTTACGCAGCCGGACTGTGCTACAGGAATGGGAGCTATAACTATAGCAGGCCCGCTGGGATCGCAATACAGCTATAGCATTGACGGTACCAATTACCAGTCGGCTACAACATTTGCAGGCCTTGATCCGGGTAACTATACAATAAGTGTTATGAGCGATGGCGGCTGTAAATCGCCGGACGCTACGGTAACCCTTAATGCTCCTGTGAACAATATCGCGATTACAGGCAGCCAGGGTTGTGAAGGCGGCGGCTTTGAAAACAGCTACATGCTGAACGCTTCGGTGACAGGAGCTGACGAAAGCACTGCTACATTTGTATGGACAGATGCTAATGGCGCACAGGTAGGCACCGGCACTAAGTTTGATGCTACAGAATATGCCGACAGCAATTCTATTACCCCTGAGCTCTACCCTATCGACTTTACGCTGACAGTTACCACACCGGGTGGCTGTTCCACAGACTATACTTTCACTGTAGATGGTACTTTCTGTGACATACCGAGGGGTATTTCGCCAAATGCGGATAACAAGAATGACAACTTTGATATCTCCGGTATGGGTGCGAAAAAGCTTTCTATCTTTAACAGGTATGGCGAAGAAGTATATAGTAAGAACGACTATACGAACCAATGGTACGGACAAACCGATAACGGCGATGAGCTGCCTACCGGAACCTACTTTTATGTAATTGAGCGCCCGGGACAAAGCAGGACCGGATGGGTTTACGTAAACAGGCAACAATAG